The following proteins are co-located in the Streptomyces sp. NBC_01198 genome:
- a CDS encoding DJ-1/PfpI family protein, which yields MRIVFPIFDGLTALDAVGPYEVLRMLPDADVVFAAAAPGPVTDGPGLLTLTATAAFADVTAADVLVVPGGPGARAGVGDEALLDWIRRIDATATWTTSVCTGSLLLGAAGLLSGLRATTHWSATGLLEDYGATYTEQRVVEQGRIVTAAGVSSGIDMALRLAELIAGPIVAQALQLAIEYDPQPPFDAGSYAKAPQAAKDYLTSR from the coding sequence ATGCGCATCGTCTTCCCGATCTTCGACGGGCTGACCGCCCTCGACGCCGTCGGCCCCTACGAGGTCCTGCGGATGCTGCCGGACGCCGACGTCGTCTTCGCCGCCGCGGCGCCGGGACCGGTCACCGACGGGCCCGGGCTGCTCACTCTGACCGCCACCGCGGCCTTCGCCGACGTCACCGCGGCCGACGTCCTGGTCGTCCCGGGCGGCCCCGGGGCCCGCGCGGGCGTCGGCGACGAGGCGCTGCTCGACTGGATCAGGCGCATCGACGCCACCGCCACCTGGACCACCTCGGTGTGCACGGGCTCGCTGCTGCTGGGCGCGGCAGGGCTGCTCTCGGGGCTGAGAGCGACCACCCACTGGAGCGCCACCGGCCTCCTGGAGGACTACGGCGCCACGTACACCGAGCAGCGCGTGGTGGAGCAGGGCAGGATCGTCACTGCCGCCGGGGTGTCCTCCGGGATCGACATGGCGCTGCGGCTGGCCGAACTGATCGCCGGCCCGATCGTCGCCCAGGCCCTCCAGCTCGCCATCGAGTACGACCCGCAGCCGCCCTTCGACGCCGGGTCGTACGCCAAGGCGCCGCAGGCAGCGAAGGACTACCTGACGTCGCGCTGA
- a CDS encoding Lrp/AsnC family transcriptional regulator: MPFDALDARILRLLLDRPRTSVREYARILGVARGTLQARLERLERDGVIVMAGPRVSPAALGHPVLAFVRIEVARGHLDDVADALAAVPEIVEAFSITGSGGDLLTRVVARDNAHLEGVIQRLGRLPGVVRIRTEIALSERVPHRVLPLVESLDPGADPEPEPDSGAGQGPGAEQDSHPDPADGAQRDVR; encoded by the coding sequence ATGCCCTTCGACGCCCTGGACGCCCGCATACTGCGGCTGCTGCTGGACCGGCCGCGTACCAGCGTCCGCGAGTACGCCCGCATCCTGGGCGTGGCCCGTGGCACGTTGCAGGCCCGGCTCGAACGGCTCGAACGCGACGGGGTGATCGTGATGGCCGGCCCCCGGGTGTCGCCCGCGGCTCTCGGCCACCCGGTGCTGGCCTTCGTACGGATCGAGGTCGCCCGCGGCCACCTGGACGACGTGGCCGACGCGCTCGCCGCGGTGCCCGAGATCGTCGAGGCGTTCTCCATCACCGGCAGTGGCGGCGACCTGCTGACCCGGGTCGTCGCCCGGGACAACGCGCATCTGGAGGGCGTCATCCAGCGGCTCGGCCGGCTGCCGGGCGTGGTCCGCATCCGCACCGAGATAGCGCTGAGCGAGCGCGTGCCGCACCGGGTGCTGCCGCTGGTCGAGTCACTGGATCCGGGTGCGGACCCGGAGCCTGAGCCGGATTCCGGTGCCGGGCAGGGGCCAGGTGCCGAGCAGGATTCCCACCCCGATCCGGCGGACGGTGCTCAGCGCGACGTCAGGTAG
- a CDS encoding lactonase family protein, with protein MAGHVYIGSFTSAGGRGLTAAAVDPDTGALSALGDTADVPNPSFLTVSADGRTLYTVSETEPEGAAAAFSLADPAAPKLLGPPVPVHGGSPTHLTVHQGHLLTANYAEPGSVTVLAIEADGSLGGIRSLLEHEGDGPNQERQRGPHAHAVLTDPTGRWAVSVDLGTDSVRVCELDPATGELEIERELGLRSGIGPRHLTFHPAGSHAYVMNELDSVVTVCSWDPERGSLRPLAETRVLPDSVDGENYPSELVISHAGRFAWAANRGHNSIAVLGLDETGERLELLDTVGCGGDWPRHLTLDPSGTRLYAANERSGDVTWFDVDPATGIPKQAGSLDVPAASCVLFV; from the coding sequence GTGGCCGGGCACGTTTACATCGGGTCGTTCACTTCGGCGGGTGGGCGCGGGCTCACCGCGGCCGCCGTCGACCCGGACACAGGGGCGCTGAGCGCGCTCGGGGACACCGCCGACGTGCCCAACCCGTCCTTCCTGACCGTGTCCGCCGACGGCAGGACGCTCTACACGGTCAGCGAGACGGAGCCCGAGGGCGCCGCGGCCGCCTTCTCGCTCGCCGACCCGGCGGCCCCCAAGCTACTCGGGCCCCCGGTGCCCGTGCACGGCGGGTCGCCCACCCACCTCACCGTCCACCAGGGCCACCTGCTGACCGCCAACTACGCGGAGCCCGGCAGCGTCACCGTGCTGGCCATCGAGGCGGACGGCAGCCTCGGCGGCATCCGCTCGCTGCTGGAGCACGAGGGCGACGGCCCGAACCAGGAGCGCCAGCGGGGCCCGCACGCGCACGCGGTGCTGACCGACCCGACCGGCCGCTGGGCGGTGAGCGTGGACCTGGGCACCGACTCGGTCCGGGTCTGCGAACTCGACCCGGCGACAGGCGAGCTGGAGATCGAACGGGAACTGGGCCTGCGCTCCGGCATCGGTCCGCGCCACCTGACCTTCCACCCGGCGGGCAGCCACGCCTACGTGATGAACGAGCTGGACTCCGTGGTCACGGTCTGCAGTTGGGACCCGGAGCGCGGCAGCCTGCGCCCGCTGGCCGAGACGCGGGTGCTGCCTGACAGCGTGGACGGCGAGAACTACCCCTCCGAGCTGGTGATCTCGCACGCCGGCCGGTTCGCGTGGGCGGCCAACCGGGGCCACAACAGCATCGCGGTGCTCGGCCTGGACGAGACCGGCGAGCGACTGGAACTGCTTGACACCGTCGGCTGCGGCGGCGACTGGCCGCGGCACCTGACCCTCGACCCCTCCGGCACCCGGCTCTACGCGGCCAACGAGCGCTCCGGCGACGTCACCTGGTTCGACGTCGACCCGGCCACCGGCATCCCCAAGCAGGCCGGCTCGCTCGACGTGCCGGCCGCGTCCTGCGTCCTCTTCGTCTGA
- a CDS encoding GlxA family transcriptional regulator — translation MTRRRIVFAVFPGFQLLDLAGPNEVFVQAGRLTARAAEGPAVVVDTVAAAPGPVLSSGGLAVSPTLTAEEVTGPVDTLVAVGGGGVHRACQDAAFVEWFARTSRRARRTASVCSGAFLLGAAGLLDGRRVVTHWSSCELLAARHPGVTVDPDPIFVRDGDLWTSAGVTAGIDLALAMVEADDGPEVSRAIARQLVMFVQRPGGQAQFSAQLAAQRPERQALRDVLDWVADHLADDLGVPALATRAGMSERHFTRVFRAETGRTPASYVESARVEAARRLLESTGTTVDAVARACGYRTAETLHRSFKRSVQITPGEYRRRFAPHSAAAR, via the coding sequence GTGACCCGCCGACGCATCGTCTTCGCCGTCTTCCCCGGCTTCCAGCTGCTCGACCTGGCCGGCCCGAACGAGGTCTTCGTGCAGGCCGGCCGGCTGACGGCACGGGCGGCGGAGGGGCCGGCGGTCGTCGTGGACACGGTGGCCGCGGCGCCCGGTCCCGTGCTGAGCAGCGGCGGCCTCGCGGTCTCCCCGACCCTGACGGCCGAGGAGGTCACCGGCCCGGTGGACACCCTGGTCGCCGTCGGCGGCGGTGGCGTCCACCGCGCGTGCCAGGACGCCGCGTTCGTGGAGTGGTTCGCCCGCACCTCCCGCAGGGCACGCCGCACCGCCTCGGTGTGCAGCGGCGCCTTCCTGCTCGGGGCGGCCGGGTTGCTCGACGGGCGGCGGGTGGTCACCCACTGGTCGTCGTGCGAGCTGCTGGCCGCCCGCCATCCCGGGGTCACCGTCGACCCCGACCCGATCTTCGTCCGCGACGGTGACCTGTGGACGTCGGCGGGCGTCACCGCGGGGATCGACCTGGCCCTCGCCATGGTCGAGGCGGACGACGGCCCCGAGGTGTCGAGGGCGATCGCCAGGCAGCTGGTGATGTTCGTCCAGCGCCCAGGCGGCCAGGCGCAGTTCAGCGCCCAGTTGGCCGCCCAGCGCCCCGAGCGGCAGGCGCTGCGCGACGTGCTCGACTGGGTCGCCGACCATCTGGCCGACGACCTCGGGGTGCCTGCGCTCGCGACCAGAGCCGGCATGAGCGAGCGGCACTTCACCCGGGTCTTCCGTGCCGAGACCGGCCGCACTCCGGCCTCCTACGTCGAGAGCGCCCGGGTGGAGGCGGCCCGCCGGCTGCTGGAGTCCACCGGCACCACGGTGGACGCGGTGGCCCGGGCCTGCGGCTACCGCACCGCCGAGACCCTGCACCGCAGCTTCAAGCGCTCCGTGCAGATCACCCCGGGGGAGTACCGCAGGCGTTTCGCCCCGCACTCCGCCGCCGCGCGCTGA